In Erigeron canadensis isolate Cc75 chromosome 7, C_canadensis_v1, whole genome shotgun sequence, one DNA window encodes the following:
- the LOC122608490 gene encoding PAN domain-containing protein At5g03700 isoform X2 — protein sequence MMMRWDGEPRHMDKRLQLSNTGNLVLLDEFNRIKWQSFHFPTNVMLWGQTLDVGTKLTSFPTNSSSFYSFEIHLEKLALYLNSGKYKYSYWEFKPKESQNISFIRLASDGLQLLNDDSHKIAQIPSKRLQLLRVIAIDNTTGQLGFYYFDRTTKKFEASFQTLRSKCNEPNFCKVSEICTFHEKCSVLEINKGFLGNFCGISSGVDMKEIRGMMSVLRDDDKKIINATKETCAASCTEDCTCVGALFTNGNRNRECYLYGEIRGVKEVNFSEEISFFVKVLKSGKTGNGLKKWQLILIVVGDGIVLFVCLGGIGFYMLWRKKKEANNN from the exons ATGATGATGAGATGGGATGGCGAACCGCGACATATGGACAAG aGGTTGCAATTATCAAACACTGGAAATCTTGTTCTTCTTGATGAGTTCAACAGAATCAAATGGCAGAGCTTTCATTTCCCCACAAATGTAATGCTTTGGGGACAAACACTAGATGTTGGAACAAAGCTAACTTCCTTTCCTACAAATTCAAGTTCATTTTACTCATTTGAAATTCATCTCGAAAAACTTGCACTTTACTTAAATTCGGGCAAGTATAAGTACTCGTATTGGGAGTTCAAACCCAAAGAATCGCAAAACATCTCATTTATTCGTTTGGCATCAGACGGGTTACAATTACTTAACGATGATAGTCACAAGATCGCTCAAATCCCTTCAAAGAGACTCCAACTTTTGAGAGTTATAGCGATAGATAACACAACGGGGCAACTAGGATTTTACTACTTTGATAGGACAACAAAAAAATTTGAAGCCTCTTTCCAAACTCTAAGAAGTAAATGCAATGAACCTAATTTTTGTAAAGTGAGTGAAATTTGtacatttcatgaaaaatgTTCGGTTTTAGAAATTAACAAGGGATTTTTAGGTAACTTTTGTGGGATATCGTCCGGGGTTGACATGAAAGAGATACGGGGCATGATGAGCGTTTTGAGAGACGACGACAAGAAGATCATTAACGCGACAAAGGAGACTTGTGCGGCCTCGTGTACGGAGGATTGTACTTGTGTTGGTGCATTGTTCACAAATGGGAATAGGAATAGGGAGTGTTATTTGTATGGGGAGATTAGAGGTGTGAAGGAGGTTAATTTTAGTGAAGAAATAAGTTTTTTTGTTAAGGTTTTGAAGAGTGGGAAGACAGGGAATGGATTGAAGAAATGGCAATTGATTTTAATTGTTGTGGGTGATGGAATTGTTCTTTTTGTATGTTTGGGTGGAATTGGATTTTATATGTtatggagaaagaaaaaagaagcaaatAATAACTAA
- the LOC122609490 gene encoding uncharacterized protein LOC122609490, whose protein sequence is MTFKYVFWAFGPAINAFQMCRPVISVDGTHLKGSYKGNMLVAVAKDANNSILPIAFTIVDEETVDSWCWFFEQLRCVVQDKQLCVISDRHRGIIHLMKYLEKWKEPFAYHRFCLRHVWSNLMSRFKNLTLKRLCWAIGSTTQERKFSRYKREIEALNPSAWKYLEEIDKSQWCLAFDNNLRWGSLTTNISESFNNVLRGARQLPIRACIGLTFKRTVQLFKRYTMVGLNCKTSLPPNIWKIYRKVDTLAQSHHIEEFDYTKGVYRIVTARKTNGHGGNVQIVYYHDKKCTCGKWQAHRFPCSHAITICRQRRDNPLTLVNGVYGTSTFKCQYESDFVPLLHNDYWTDPGWKIQADYSKLVTSRGRRRQSRIENEMDQRHPNEPRKCGICRLSGHNKRNCPKSQPR, encoded by the coding sequence ATGACATTCAAATATGTATTTTGGGCATTTGGTCCTGCAATAAATGCTTTTCAAATGTGTAGGCCTGTTATTAGTGTTGATGGTACACATTTAAAAGGATCATACAAGGGAAATATGCTTGTGGCTGTAGCTAAGGACGCTAACAACAGCATATTACCGATTGCTTTTACCATTGTTGATGAGGAAACCGTTGATAGTTGGTGCTGGTTTTTTGAGCAATTGAGGTGTGTTGTACAAGATAAGCAATTATGTGTTATCTCCGATAGGCATCGGGGAATAATacatttaatgaaatatttagaAAAATGGAAAGAGCCATTTGCATATCATCGATTTTGTTTACGACATGTCTGGAGTAATTTAATGTCAAGATTCAAGAACTTGACTTTAAAAAGACTCTGTTGGGCAATTGGAAGCACTACTCAAGAGCGTAAATTTTCCAGATATAAGAGAGAAATTGAAGCACTTAACCCCAGTGCTTGGAAATATCTTGAAGAAATTGACAAAAGCCAATGGTGTCTTGCATTCGATAACAATCTTCGTTGGGGTTCATTAACAACAAATATTTCAGAGAGCTTCAATAATGTGCTACGAGGTGCTAGGCAATTGCCTATTAGAGCTTGTATTGGATTAACATTTAAGAGGACAGTGCAACTATTCAAAAGATACACTATGGTTGGTTTGAATTGTAAAACTTCTTTACCACCAAATATATGGAAAATTTACAGGAAAGTTGACACTCTTGCACAAAGCCATCATATAGAAGAGTTTGACTATACCAAGGGAGTGTATCGAATAGTTACAGCTAGAAAAACCAATGGCCATGGTGGAAATGTGCAAATTGTCTATTATCATGACAAAAAGTGCACATGTGGTAAGTGGCAAGCTCATAGATTTCCTTGCTCACATGCAATCACAATTTGTCGACAGAGAAGAGACAATCCTCTTACTCTTGTGAACGGGGTTTATGGCACTTCAACCTTCAAGTGCCAATATGAGTCTGATTTTGTTCCTCTTCTTCATAATGATTATTGGACAGATCCTGGGTGGAAGATTCAAGCAGATTACTCAAAACTTGTTACAAGTCGTGGTAGAAGACGACAAAGTCGAATAGAAAATGAGATGGACCAACGTCACCCTAATGAACCACGTAAGTGTGGGATATGTCGTCTAAGTGGTCATAATAAAAGAAATTGTCCAAAATCTCAACCTAGATAA
- the LOC122608490 gene encoding PAN domain-containing protein At5g03700 isoform X1 produces the protein MNLFFSLALLIHFSTHFYGQCTTDNLQLGAQTTLVIPGLYIIGFVARAFVLETSQPVPNFRGGLSIEAIEGKYVCSLDIFLGDFKVWSSSHLSRFFTSEKCVLGLNWDGDLLLTGHDDEMGWRTATYGQGIKRLQLSNTGNLVLLDEFNRIKWQSFHFPTNVMLWGQTLDVGTKLTSFPTNSSSFYSFEIHLEKLALYLNSGKYKYSYWEFKPKESQNISFIRLASDGLQLLNDDSHKIAQIPSKRLQLLRVIAIDNTTGQLGFYYFDRTTKKFEASFQTLRSKCNEPNFCKVSEICTFHEKCSVLEINKGFLGNFCGISSGVDMKEIRGMMSVLRDDDKKIINATKETCAASCTEDCTCVGALFTNGNRNRECYLYGEIRGVKEVNFSEEISFFVKVLKSGKTGNGLKKWQLILIVVGDGIVLFVCLGGIGFYMLWRKKKEANNN, from the exons ATGAACCTATTTTTCTCACTTGCATTACTCATTCATTTCTCAACTCACTTTTATGGCCAATGCACCACTGATAACCTTCAGCTTGGTGCCCAAACTACTCTAGTCATACCCGGTTTATACATTATTGGCTTTGTTGCACGAGCATTCGTGCTCGAGACTAGCCAACCCGTGCCTAATTTTCGGGGCGGTCTCAGCATTGAAGCCATTGAAGGAAAATATGTTTGTTCATTAGATATTTTTCTTGGGGACTTTAAGGTTTGGAGTTCATCTCATTTGTCCCGATTTTTTACTTCTGAGAAATGTGTACTTGGTCTTAATTGGGATGGTGACTTGCTACTAACGGGCCATGATGATGAGATGGGATGGCGAACCGCGACATATGGACAAGGTATAAAG aGGTTGCAATTATCAAACACTGGAAATCTTGTTCTTCTTGATGAGTTCAACAGAATCAAATGGCAGAGCTTTCATTTCCCCACAAATGTAATGCTTTGGGGACAAACACTAGATGTTGGAACAAAGCTAACTTCCTTTCCTACAAATTCAAGTTCATTTTACTCATTTGAAATTCATCTCGAAAAACTTGCACTTTACTTAAATTCGGGCAAGTATAAGTACTCGTATTGGGAGTTCAAACCCAAAGAATCGCAAAACATCTCATTTATTCGTTTGGCATCAGACGGGTTACAATTACTTAACGATGATAGTCACAAGATCGCTCAAATCCCTTCAAAGAGACTCCAACTTTTGAGAGTTATAGCGATAGATAACACAACGGGGCAACTAGGATTTTACTACTTTGATAGGACAACAAAAAAATTTGAAGCCTCTTTCCAAACTCTAAGAAGTAAATGCAATGAACCTAATTTTTGTAAAGTGAGTGAAATTTGtacatttcatgaaaaatgTTCGGTTTTAGAAATTAACAAGGGATTTTTAGGTAACTTTTGTGGGATATCGTCCGGGGTTGACATGAAAGAGATACGGGGCATGATGAGCGTTTTGAGAGACGACGACAAGAAGATCATTAACGCGACAAAGGAGACTTGTGCGGCCTCGTGTACGGAGGATTGTACTTGTGTTGGTGCATTGTTCACAAATGGGAATAGGAATAGGGAGTGTTATTTGTATGGGGAGATTAGAGGTGTGAAGGAGGTTAATTTTAGTGAAGAAATAAGTTTTTTTGTTAAGGTTTTGAAGAGTGGGAAGACAGGGAATGGATTGAAGAAATGGCAATTGATTTTAATTGTTGTGGGTGATGGAATTGTTCTTTTTGTATGTTTGGGTGGAATTGGATTTTATATGTtatggagaaagaaaaaagaagcaaatAATAACTAA
- the LOC122606897 gene encoding alanine--glyoxylate aminotransferase 2 homolog 2, mitochondrial-like — MHRFVTSSLRLRSAREQLSRCHVRYFSRLHEHVTSLSDNEEESIHNVPTIPPFEYSPPRYTGPKAEEIARKRKEFLSPSMFCFYKKPLNIVHGKMQYLFDENGRRYLDGFGGIATVNCGHCHPDVVRAIINQTTNIQHSTILYLNHAIADFAEALASKMPGDLKVVFFTNSGTEANELAMMIARLYTGCQDIISLRNAYHGNAAGTMGATAMCNWKFNVVQSGVHHAQNPDPYRGAFGLDGEKYAKDVEDLIRFGTSGQVAGFIFEAIQGVGGIVELAPNYMTSVHSTVKKAGGLVIADEVQCGFARTGSNFWGFQNHDIVPDIVTMAKGIGNGIPLGAVVTTPEIAKVLTRRNYFNTFGGNPVSTAAGHAVLKVIEKEKLQENAHIVGSYLKERLNSLKDKHAIIGDVRGRGLLLGVELVTDRGLKTPAIAEVLEVMDSMKDMGVLIGKGGFYGNVFRITPPLCFNKQDADFLVDVMDYSMSKL, encoded by the exons ATGCATCGATTCGTGACATCGAGTTTAAGGTTACGATCAGCAAGAGAACAACTCTCTCGATGTCACGTTCGTTATTTTTCTCGACTACATGAACATGTTACATCTTTATCAGACAATGAAGAAGAATCCATACATAATGTTCCTACGATACCGCCTTTTGAATACTCTCCACCGCGATATACGGGGCCTAAAGCCGAAGAGATTGCTCGTAAACGTAAAGAGTTCCTTAGCCCTTCTATGTTTTGCTTCTACAAGAAACCC TTGAATATTGTCCATGGAAAGATGCAATATCTGTTTGATGAAAATGGGCGAAGATACCTTGACGGATTTGGAGGAATTGCTACAGTGAATTGTGGGCATTGTCACCCCGATGTGGTCCGAGCCATCATAAACCAAACCACCAACATACAACACTCGACCATTCTGTATCTTAACCATGCCATTGCTGATTTCGCCGAAGCCCTTGCCTCCAAGATGCCCGGCGATCTTAAG GTGGTGTTCTTTACAAATTCGGGTACTGAGGCAAATGAGTTAGCCATGATGATTGCAAGGTTGTACACAGGGTGTCAAGACATTATATCGTTAAGGAATGCATACCATGGGAATGCAGCTGGGACAATGGGCGCGACCGCAATGTGTAACTGGAAATTCAATGTTGTTCAG AGTGGAGTGCACCACGCACAAAATCCGGACCCTTATAGAGGAGCATTCGGGTTGGATGGAGAAAAGTATGCCAAAGATGTTGAAGATTTGATTCGGTTTGGAACCTCGGGTCAAGTTgctggttttatttttgaagcCATTCAG GGGGTGGGAGGAATCGTTGAACTGGCGCCGAATTACATGACTAGTGTTCATAGTACCGTTAAGAAGGCAGGAGGGCTTGTAATTGCCGACGAGGTTCAATGTGGATTTGCGCGAACTGGAAGCAACTTTTGGGGATTTCAGAACCATGACATAGTACCCGACATAGTCACAATGGCAAAG GGCATCGGAAATGGGATTCCCCTTGGTGCAGTAGTGACAACCCCAGAGATTGCAAAGGTTTTAACTCGTAGAAATTACTTCAATACATTTGGAGGAAACCCCGTGAGTACTGCTGCAGGTCATGCGGTTCTTAAAGTTATCGAGAAAGAAAAACTTCAAGAAAACGCACATATTGTTGGATCATATTTGAAAGAACGTCTCAATTCCCTTAAAGATAAACACGCAA TTATTGGAGATGTGCGAGGAAGAGGCTTGTTACTCGGAGTAGAACTTGTCACTGATCGCGGGCTAAAAACACCAGCAATTGCAGAAGTATTAGAAGTTATGGATAGCATGAAAG ATATGGGAGTATTGATAGGCAAAGGTGGGTTTTATGGTAATGTTTTTAGAATTACTCCTCCACTTTGCTTCAACAAACAAGATGCAG ATTTTCTTGTGGATGTTATGGACTATTCAATGTCTAAGCTTTGA
- the LOC122607247 gene encoding prosaposin-like, with amino-acid sequence MSGRVGLIFVVLLAVGLACDARDLTATSSNKLSMVSVLRSSAEKRFKVLGNTGKNDNLCSLCEEYASEALMYLKQNKTQHEIISILHESCSKLKSLTKQCITLVDYYAPLFFLELSTIQPAEFCGKVNLCSGVVAYAQKFSQNSCDTCNMAVSEVIKLLKDPDNQLTILQLLLKECKNVEQYLPKCKVLVFEYAPLILTNAEQFLEKEDLCTKLHVCDPHASSVEEASLVSDN; translated from the exons ATGAGTGGAAGAGTGGGGCTCATCTTTGTTGTCTTGCTGGCTGTTGGCTTGGCATGTGACGCTCGGGATTTGACTGCCACCTCAAGCAACAAGTTGTCTATGGTCTCAG TTTTGCGGTCAAGTGCTGAGAAGAGATTTAAAGTATTGGGAAACACCGGTAAGAATGACAATTTGTGCAGTTTGTGTGAAGAATATGCTAGTGAAGCTCTCATGTACCTTAAACAAAACAAGACCCAACATGAAATTATCTCCATTCTTCACGAATCCTGCTCCAAATTAAAGTCATTGACGAAACAG TGCATCACTTTAGTAGATTACTATGCTCCTCTATTCTTCCTTGAGCTCTCAACCATCCAACCTGCAGAATTCTGTGGAAAAGTTAATCTCTGCAGTGGAGTTGTTGCATACGCTCAGAAGTTCTCACAAAACAGCTGTGACACTTGCAATATGGCTGTTTCAGAAGTGATTAAGTTGTTAAAAGATCCTGATAATCAG TTGACAATCTTGCAGCTGCTCTTGAAAGAATGCAAAAATGTGGAACAGTACTTGCCCAAG TGTAAAGTGCTAGTCTTCGAATACGCTCCCTTGATCCTCACAAATGCAGAGCAGTTTTTAGAGAAAGAAGACTTATGCACCAAGCTTCATGTCTGTGATCCCCATGCATCATCCGTTGAAGAGGCTTCTTTGGTTTCTGACAACTAA